The DNA segment CCCTACATTTACGCTAATAGAGAAATAATTATTTTGTTAGATAAAATAAATGCTATAGAAATTATTGGTGAAGATTTTTCTACAGATACGAACTTTAACCATCAAACGGTGGAGAGTTTAGATGAGGCATACACTTTTGCTAAGAAAATTGGTTTTCCAGAACATGGTTTAGTTGTTTGCTTTGAAAACTCAGAAAAGAAATGTCATGAGATAATTAAAGGTATTACACAAGAAACAGCATTTATCGAAGCAATCAATTTTGGCTTAAAAAAGTCACCCAATAGTAAAATAAATATCGAGACAGATATGCGGGCGGTTTACAATCCTACTCGCATGAAAAATATTGAAAAAGCTACTCATAATTTACTCCAAAAAATAAGCAGTTGCTGTCCACAATGTCATACACCTGGGTTTGAAACTACTGAAAGAATAAAGGGATTACCTTGTGAGCTTTGTCATATGCCAACAACCCTAACACTGACGGCAATTTATCAGTGTAAAAAATGTGGTTTTAGACAAGATAAACCATTTCCTAATGGTATAGAATTTGCAGATCCATCTCAATGTTTGTACTGTAATCCATAATAAGCTGGGCTAAAGCAAAGGTAACTGTTAATTTTTGAATTTTGTGTAATAAATCCCCCCTTGCCAGGTAAAACATGGGGGGAGTATGGAGCTAAAGCCCGGTTGGGCAATCGGGCTATTAGTTATTTAGTATTTATTTGCTTTAATTTAATTCCTCCTAAAGATAGATAATTCTAATTTCTGTACTTCTTTATGGCATTTTAATAATAAAAAATCTCCCCTTGCATTCTAGCAATGGGAAGATTTATATTTCAAGTTCGTCAGGTGATCGGAATATTTATTTATTTAGTATTTATAGCTTTATTTCCAATTCCATCAATAGATAGATAAATACTAATTTTAGTACATCAACAATGTATATCTCAATACAAGCAAGGGAATAGGATGTTTATCAATTATAGATATTAAGAAGTTTTTCAAAAAACATGATGATGAGCAACTCATAGTAAGAAATAGTTTACTTATCTAGAATAATTCACTGATAAAGTCAATGGCAATTGAACTATAAAAGTAGTTAAGCCATCACCACTTCTAACTTCAACTGTGCCTTGAATATACTGTACTAGTTTTTTCACTAGTGATAATCCCAAACCTGTACCACTAGTTCGTTGATAATCACTTTGGGGAATTTGGTAAGATTGGTCAAACACAGATAATTTTTCTATTGTTGTATTGTAGGTAAATCGATAGAACGGCTCAAAAATCCGAGATTGTTCTGTTGAAGGAATTTCTACTCCAGAGTTGTTAATTTTAATTTGAAAATAAGGAGATGAAGAAACTGTGTATAAACCAGATTGAGCATCTTGTGGTGTTAAGCTTTTTTGGTTTTGCTCAAAATGTGCTGTTATGGTAATGCGCTCACCAGGAGGAGTATATTTACAAGCATTCATGAGGAGTTCTGAGATGATTCGATTGAGGATACTTTTGTCAGAAACTAAAGCTGGTAAATCATCAGAAATATTACCTTCTAAAATCTGTTGTTGCGCTTTGGTAATTTCCTGAAAACTGTTAATAATTTCGGATAGCAAAGATTGTAGATGAATATAAGTGATATCTAAAGGATAGCCTTCTGTATCAATTATCCGCATATTAATTAGATCATCTACTAAAGTTAATTCCCGTTCGCACTCATAACGTAAAATACCCAGGTAACGAGACACGGATGCGGAAGTAGAAGCGGTGGCTGATTTCAAAAGACCCTGCTGATTCATGACATTTTCCAGCATGGAAATAGCCATTTTGATATTTGATAATGGCGTTCTCATTTCATGGGAGGTAGATGCTAAAAAGTCTTCTTTCAACTGGTTGAATCGCTGCATTTCTGCCATTTGAATTTCTAGTTGTCGATTGCGTTCAGCAGAGAGATTGCGTTCTTCTGTGAGTCGGCGTTGAGTGTCGTCCCGAAAAACCATGACTGCGCCAGTAATATCACCGTTGTTGTTGCGTAGGGGGGTAGCACTATCGGCAACTGGGATCATTGTGCCATCTTTGGTAATTAACATGATGCGATGACCGACTGTCGGCGAAAGGCCATCACCTAAATAAACCGTTGTTTCTTTTTGAATAGCTGAGATGATAGGATTTTGAATGGAATTGAGAGTTTGTTCATCAATTAATTGGACAACTTCAGTTAAATTTCTATCTTGTGCATCATCAAATTGCCAACCGGTAAGTGCTTCTGCGACTTGATTCATATACTTGATGTGCAACTGAGAATCAACCACTAGTACACCATCTCCCATAACT comes from the Nostoc sp. PCC 7120 = FACHB-418 genome and includes:
- a CDS encoding DUF6671 family protein, whose product is MNYRQLFSDRLAVLATMHQKERVIAPLLERELGIKVIVPPDFNTDIFGTFTREVKRPGTQIAAARLKAEKALELTGENLVIASEGSFAPHPLVPYIYANREIIILLDKINAIEIIGEDFSTDTNFNHQTVESLDEAYTFAKKIGFPEHGLVVCFENSEKKCHEIIKGITQETAFIEAINFGLKKSPNSKINIETDMRAVYNPTRMKNIEKATHNLLQKISSCCPQCHTPGFETTERIKGLPCELCHMPTTLTLTAIYQCKKCGFRQDKPFPNGIEFADPSQCLYCNP
- a CDS encoding hybrid sensor histidine kinase/response regulator; protein product: MISICSQTNKIQAVRVLIVEDEYILAINLQESLESLGYTVVDIADSAELAIDKATELQPNLILMDIRLRGEEDGIHAAEKIWQNLQIPIIYVTGHSDKSTVERATLTSPFGYILKPVREKELYVAIQTALNRYEREQFLSSVLRVMGDGVLVVDSQLHIKYMNQVAEALTGWQFDDAQDRNLTEVVQLIDEQTLNSIQNPIISAIQKETTVYLGDGLSPTVGHRIMLITKDGTMIPVADSATPLRNNNGDITGAVMVFRDDTQRRLTEERNLSAERNRQLEIQMAEMQRFNQLKEDFLASTSHEMRTPLSNIKMAISMLENVMNQQGLLKSATASTSASVSRYLGILRYECERELTLVDDLINMRIIDTEGYPLDITYIHLQSLLSEIINSFQEITKAQQQILEGNISDDLPALVSDKSILNRIISELLMNACKYTPPGERITITAHFEQNQKSLTPQDAQSGLYTVSSSPYFQIKINNSGVEIPSTEQSRIFEPFYRFTYNTTIEKLSVFDQSYQIPQSDYQRTSGTGLGLSLVKKLVQYIQGTVEVRSGDGLTTFIVQLPLTLSVNYSR